From a region of the Schistocerca nitens isolate TAMUIC-IGC-003100 chromosome 8, iqSchNite1.1, whole genome shotgun sequence genome:
- the LOC126199263 gene encoding myrosinase 1-like, producing MLTLLIVLSVVLTVASAQTNPRQFPEGFLLGTATAAYQVEGGWNADGKGESIQDVFFHNNPELTAEGDNGDVACDSYHKYKEDVQMLKALNADVYRFSISWSRVLPNGDLDVINQAGIDYYNNLINELLANGIQPVVTMYHWDLPQALQYIGGWANELMADYFVEYARLLFETFGDRVKWWITFNEPSVFVNGYSYPLVAPAQTAPGIGDYLATHTVIKSHARVWHLYDEEYRATQNGSVGITINMDVLAARSNSTEDLEASERARQFQFGIFAHPIFSEEGDYPAVVRQRIDANSAAEGRPRSRLPSFTQEEVEYIRGSADFLGLNNYWTNYAYSIQIPIKPSKIYDSGVITVTGGRYPWGFRELLNWVANEYPGYPIFVTENGLSNSGGLNDTDRIEYFIGYMGTLLEAIYIDNIPVIGYTIWSLMDTLEWRYGFTISYGLYDVDTSSPNRTRTPKDSAAFISQVYGSRQVPEEYIP from the exons ATGCTGACATTGCTGATTGTCCTTTCGGTCGTGCTGACAGTAGCGTCAGCACAGACCAATCCCAGACAGTTCCCGGAGGGTTTCTTGTTGGGCACTGCCACGGCAGCCTATCAGGTCGAAGGTGGCTGGAATGCGGACG GTAAAGGAGAAAGCATTCAGGATGTCTTTTTCCACAACAACCCGGAACTGACTGCCGAAGGTGACAATGGAGATGTAGCTTGTGATTCTTATCACAAATACAAGGAGGACGTGCAGATGCTGAAGGCGTTAAAC GCGGACGTGTACCGGTTCTCGATCTCCTGGTCACGTGTCCTGCCGAACGGGGACCTCGACGTCATCAACCAGGCTGGTATCGACTACTACAACAACCTCATCAACGAGCTGCTCGCTAACGGAATTCAGCCTGTC GTGACAATGTACCACTGGGATCTTCCACAAGCGTTGCAATACATTGGTGGCTGGGCCAATGAATTGATGGCTGACTACTTCGTGGAGTATGCCCGGCTACTCTTCGAGACCTTCGGTGACAGG GTGAAATGGTGGATCACCTTCAACGAGCCCTCCGTCTTCGTGAACGGGTATTCGTACCCGCTGGTGGCGCCTGCACAGACTGCTCCGGGCATCGGCGACTACCTGGCCACACACACCGTCATCAAGTCCCACGCACGGGTCTGGCACCTGTACGACGAAGAGTACAGAGCCACACAGAACG gtAGCGTGGGAATAACTATTAATATGGACGTGCTTGCAGCACGTTCGAATTCTACAGAAGATTTAGAAGCAAGTGAAAGAGCGCGACAGTTTCAG TTTGGTATTTTCGCACATCCCATCTTCAGTGAGGAGGGGGATTACCCGGCTGTGGTGCGGCAGAGGATAGATGCGAACAGCGCAGCTGAGGGACGACCGCGCTCACGACTGCCATCCTTCACACAGGAAGAGGTCGAGTACATTAGAG GTTCGGCAGACTTCCTAGGACTGAATAACTACTGGACGAACTATGCGTATTCAATACAAATACCCATTAAGCCTTCTAAAATATATGACTCCGGCGTCATCACTGTCACTGGTGGG AGATATCCTTGGGGATTCCGAGAATTACTGAATTGGGTTGCTAACGAGTATCCTGGATACCCAATTTTCGTGACAGAGAATGGTCTGTCGAACTCAGGAGGACTAAATGATACGGACAGGATCGAATACTTCATC GGTTACATGGGAACCCTACTGGAAGCTATATATATTGACAATATTCCAGTGATTGGATACACGATATGGAGTCTGATGGATACTCTGGAATGGCGTTATGGTTTCAC GATATCGTACGGGTTGTACGACGTAGATACCAGCAGTCCAAACAGGACGAGGACGCCCAAGGATTCGGCTGCCTTCATATCACAAGTCTATGGAAGCCGACAAGTTCCTGAAGAGTACATTCCTTAG